A genomic region of Thermodesulfobium narugense DSM 14796 contains the following coding sequences:
- a CDS encoding respiratory chain complex I subunit 1 family protein: MISYILSILIFPGLLFSFLLGSLMDSFRRKLKAKMQLRIGPPLTQGFYDTIKLFSKEALIPENMPWALYFIIPIVGVVSISIALSLFPIPLPFVKFNSHKIPFDLIVIFYLSEVPTICYLLFGYFTNSIFGQIGASRKAQLLFAYNVPMILIITALAFSVNGFPTFNLFDIATKGFNTTSIFLKIIFIPIFILCSLAKLKLNPFSIPNAEQEILEGPTVEASGPALALFEISHFMEWVILGFLFSYLFLPIFIIPTNLILISIILICFVFASLLSLLEAATARIELNQAINIFVKFTWPISILGLLLAFFTHV, encoded by the coding sequence ATGATTTCATATATACTTTCTATTTTAATTTTTCCAGGCCTTCTCTTTTCATTCTTACTAGGAAGCCTTATGGACTCATTTAGAAGAAAATTAAAAGCAAAAATGCAGCTCAGAATTGGTCCTCCATTAACACAGGGCTTCTACGATACTATAAAATTATTTAGCAAAGAAGCCTTAATCCCAGAAAATATGCCATGGGCTCTATACTTTATAATTCCAATTGTAGGCGTAGTGTCAATATCCATTGCGCTCTCACTTTTTCCTATTCCATTACCATTTGTCAAGTTTAACTCTCACAAAATACCATTCGATCTTATAGTAATATTTTATCTCTCTGAAGTGCCTACTATTTGTTATCTATTATTTGGATACTTTACAAATTCTATATTTGGTCAAATAGGAGCATCAAGAAAAGCCCAACTTCTTTTTGCATACAACGTGCCAATGATACTGATCATTACGGCACTTGCTTTTAGTGTAAATGGATTTCCAACTTTTAATTTATTTGACATTGCTACAAAGGGTTTTAATACCACATCAATCTTTTTAAAAATCATATTTATTCCGATATTTATTTTGTGTTCACTTGCGAAGCTAAAGCTTAACCCCTTTTCAATACCAAACGCTGAACAAGAAATATTGGAGGGACCTACGGTAGAAGCAAGTGGACCAGCTCTTGCGCTTTTTGAAATCTCACACTTTATGGAATGGGTTATTTTGGGATTTTTATTTTCTTATCTATTTTTACCAATATTCATCATACCAACAAATCTTATATTAATCTCAATAATATTAATATGCTTTGTATTCGCATCGCTACTTTCATTATTAGAGGCCGCAACAGCAAGAATTGAGCTTAATCAAGCAATTAATATATTTGTAAAGTTTACCTGGCCAATTTCTATATTAGGGCTTTTATTAGCATTTTTCACACATGTTTAA
- a CDS encoding NADH-quinone oxidoreductase subunit B family protein, with product MIFKIGRSKSPWIFHLNTGSCNGCDIEIVALFASRYDVERLGCKLVGSPKHADICLVTGPVTARSKEPLLKIYDMLPNPKVIVCVGACSISSGVFTDGYSIVGPAHKLIPVTAYVGGCSAHPKNIFLGLKKAIEVFKEGR from the coding sequence ATGATTTTTAAAATTGGAAGAAGTAAATCGCCTTGGATATTTCATTTAAATACTGGTTCCTGTAATGGCTGTGATATAGAAATTGTAGCTCTCTTTGCATCAAGATACGATGTGGAGAGACTAGGCTGCAAATTGGTTGGTAGTCCAAAGCATGCAGATATATGTCTGGTCACTGGCCCTGTAACAGCAAGGTCTAAGGAACCTCTTTTAAAAATATACGACATGCTTCCAAATCCAAAGGTAATTGTGTGCGTTGGCGCGTGTTCTATAAGTTCTGGGGTATTTACAGATGGATATAGCATTGTTGGGCCTGCTCATAAACTGATTCCTGTAACCGCTTATGTAGGAGGATGCTCTGCTCATCCTAAAAACATATTTTTGGGCCTGAAAAAAGCCATAGAGGTTTTTAAGGAGGGAAGATGA